The DNA window TCCGAACGCTGCCGCCGTCGTCGGTCTACCCTAGAGACGCCGCCTGATAGCTAGACTGAGAAGAGGGTACCCAGGAACGCCTAGGGTACGGTTGGGCGATCGCGCCCCAATTCATTGCAACCGAACAAGGGAGAGATTGATGGGATTGATTCTCGGGATCATTATCGGACTGCTGGTGGGAGCCGGTCTTGTCTATCTGTGGCTGAAGGCCCAGCTCGATCGCAAAACCAAGGAATTGCAGCAAAGCCACCGGGTGCTTGAGGAAGTGTCCCGCGAGCAGGAGGCCCGTCGCCAAGATTTGGTGCGATCGCTGCAGGCCGACTATCAAAAGCAGTTGGATGCCCAGGCGCAAACGCTCACCCAAGGCCATCAAGCCAAGGTCAATGCCCTCGCGGTCGAATCCCAAAAACAGCGAGATGACCAGATCCAAGCGCTTACCCAGACCCACGACGCCCAGGTGCGATCGCTGCAGGCAGAAATTGCCCACCTCACGGCTCAACTAGAAAACCTATCAGCTGCACCTCCCGCCGCGCCAGCACCTCCTGAGGCACTTCCCGAGGCACCGTCCGAGGCAACCTCCGAGGCTCCGTCCGAAGCGATCGCCAACGGTGATAGTCCGCCACCGGAGCTAGCTAACCCACCGGTCGATAGGGTACCGACGCCACCCCCTGTTTCCCCAGCGGTCGATCTGCAACAGCGGCTCGTAGCCCTTGGTCAGTCGGGACAGCTTGCCAATAGTTCCTCGATCGCTTGCCATGCTAGTTCACCGGATCCTGCTATTCGTGAGCAAGTAGCGGTCTCTCTGGGACAATTGGTGGCCTCGCGCATGGTAGGCACCGATGTCCGTCGCATCATTCCTGTTTTAGACCGGCTCAGTCGCGATCCTCAGGTTCATGTGCGCTGTGCTGCCGTCGAATCGCTGGGGCAAATTCGCTCAGAACAGGTAATTCCTATCCTGGAGCGATCGCGTCGGGATTCTCACCCGCAAGTGGTCAAAGCCGCAAGCTGGGCGATCGCGAAATTCAAATTCTTCCGCCAAGCTCCCCCGCCGTCTCCCCCACCTGCTCCCGACCAACCCTAAGTCAACCCATCAGCGTATCTAATTAACGTATCTAGTTATGTCAAACCATCCGGTGCAGCCCAAACTGATTATCCATGGCGGAGCGGGCAGTTCTCTCAAGGGCAAGGGCGGCGCTGAAGCTGTCCGTAAATCCCTCTATCACATTGTCGAAACCGTTTATGACCAGTTGCTGCGAGGAAGCAGCGCCAAGGACGCCGTGATCCTAGGCTGTCAGCTTCTAGAAGATGAACCACGGTTTAATGCTGGCACCGGCTCGGTGCTGCAGTCGGATGGGCAGGTAAGGATGAGTGCGTCCTTGATGGATGGCGCAAGCCAAAGCTTTAGCGGCGTCATCAACGTTTCGCGGCTGAAAAATCCGATTTATCTAGCTCAATTTTTGC is part of the Leptolyngbya sp. CCY15150 genome and encodes:
- a CDS encoding HEAT repeat domain-containing protein — protein: MGLILGIIIGLLVGAGLVYLWLKAQLDRKTKELQQSHRVLEEVSREQEARRQDLVRSLQADYQKQLDAQAQTLTQGHQAKVNALAVESQKQRDDQIQALTQTHDAQVRSLQAEIAHLTAQLENLSAAPPAAPAPPEALPEAPSEATSEAPSEAIANGDSPPPELANPPVDRVPTPPPVSPAVDLQQRLVALGQSGQLANSSSIACHASSPDPAIREQVAVSLGQLVASRMVGTDVRRIIPVLDRLSRDPQVHVRCAAVESLGQIRSEQVIPILERSRRDSHPQVVKAASWAIAKFKFFRQAPPPSPPPAPDQP